In Mesorhizobium sp., one DNA window encodes the following:
- the nirD gene encoding nitrite reductase small subunit NirD: MTWLPIGTIDDIPQRGARCVVTPQGKIGVFRTHDDRVFAIEDHCPHKGGPLTQGIVHGASVTCPLHNWVISLETGLAQGADEGAVRTIPLKIEEGRILIELDRQLMAAE; this comes from the coding sequence ATGACCTGGCTTCCCATCGGAACGATCGACGACATCCCGCAGCGCGGTGCCCGCTGCGTCGTCACCCCGCAAGGCAAGATCGGCGTTTTCCGCACCCATGACGACAGGGTCTTCGCCATCGAGGACCACTGCCCCCACAAGGGTGGACCTCTGACCCAGGGCATCGTGCACGGCGCCTCCGTCACCTGCCCCCTGCACAACTGGGTGATCTCGCTCGAAACCGGCCTGGCGCAGGGCGCCGACGAAGGCGCGGTCCGCACGATACCGCTCAAGATCGAGGAGGGTCGGATCCTGATCGAGCTCGACCGCCAGCTGATGGCGGCTGAGTGA
- a CDS encoding nitrate reductase, with protein MVDNLPAEVRTTCPYCGVGCGVLAKVAADGSVAVRGDPDHPANFGKLCSKGSALGETTGLDGRVLAPEIAGRQATWDEALDLVARHFADAIAAHGPDSVAFYVSGQLLTEDYYVANKLMKGFIGSGNIDTNSRLCMASSVAGHRRAFGEDIVPGTYADLEEADLVVLTGSNTAWCHPILYQRLLAARRERGTKTVVVDPRRTATADECDLHLAIDPGTDVLLFNGVLAHLARANAIDQNYVAAATSGFADAISTALADAPSPASVAAGCGLAEADVRMFFQLFAATERTVTVYSQGVNQSSHGTDKVNAIVNCHLATGRIGRPGMGPFSVTGQPNAMGGREVGGLANQLAAHMSFDVSADIDRVARFWKAPSVARRPGLKAVDMFRAVGDGRIRALWIMGTNPAVSMPDAMRVRAALKTCDFVVVSDVARTDTTRYADVLLPAAAWGEKSGTVTNSERRMSRQRPFLPLPGAARPDWDIICDVARRMGFADAFAFDGPAAIFREHAALSAFENSGARLFDLGGLAAIADADYEGFAPRHWPAKQDGPQAERLLGNGRFPTGDGRARFVAVRHRGVAHAVDAERPIALNTGRLRDQWHTMTRTGSVPRLMSNAPEPVIEIGASDAARNGLADGDLAQVSSRYGSSRVRVAVSDAQKPGTAFLPMHWSGQFAAGAGAGPLANPTTDAHSGQPELKHVPVRLQREAVAWTGILITRRDLRPVGFVHWSRRPVEGGWVYDLCGTETPDQGILLSRQLLGTFARDQLVEYTDRRGLNYRAAALDGDGALAEALLVAPPGQLPPRDWLVSLLASRQPLTPADRMALLSGRSPVPMPSIGRVVCSCFNVGINQIAAAVAAGCTSVDQVGAQLSAGTNCGSCRSEIRTIIDAGRLQAAE; from the coding sequence ATGGTCGATAACCTGCCAGCCGAGGTGAGGACCACTTGCCCCTATTGCGGGGTGGGTTGCGGCGTGCTGGCAAAGGTCGCCGCGGACGGAAGCGTCGCCGTCCGCGGCGATCCGGATCATCCTGCGAATTTCGGCAAGCTGTGCTCCAAGGGCTCGGCGCTCGGCGAGACGACCGGACTCGACGGGCGTGTACTGGCGCCCGAGATCGCCGGCCGTCAGGCAACCTGGGACGAGGCGCTCGACCTCGTGGCGAGGCACTTCGCCGACGCGATCGCTGCGCACGGCCCGGATTCGGTGGCCTTCTACGTTTCCGGCCAGTTGCTGACGGAGGATTACTACGTCGCCAACAAGCTGATGAAGGGCTTCATTGGCTCCGGTAACATCGACACCAATTCCCGCCTCTGCATGGCCTCGTCCGTCGCCGGCCACCGCCGCGCCTTCGGCGAGGACATCGTCCCCGGAACCTACGCCGATCTCGAGGAGGCCGACCTCGTCGTCCTCACCGGCTCGAACACCGCCTGGTGCCATCCGATCCTCTACCAGCGTCTGCTTGCCGCACGGCGCGAGCGCGGCACCAAGACCGTCGTCGTCGACCCGCGCCGTACCGCAACAGCCGACGAATGCGACCTGCACCTGGCGATCGACCCCGGCACCGACGTCCTGCTCTTCAATGGCGTTCTGGCGCATCTCGCCCGGGCAAACGCGATCGACCAGAACTACGTCGCCGCCGCCACCTCCGGCTTCGCCGACGCAATCTCCACGGCCCTGGCCGATGCGCCCTCGCCCGCGAGCGTCGCGGCCGGCTGCGGTCTGGCCGAGGCGGACGTGCGGATGTTCTTCCAGCTCTTCGCCGCAACCGAGCGCACCGTCACCGTCTACAGCCAGGGCGTCAATCAGTCGTCGCACGGCACCGACAAGGTCAACGCCATCGTCAACTGCCATCTCGCCACCGGGCGCATCGGCCGGCCCGGCATGGGACCCTTCTCCGTCACCGGTCAGCCCAACGCCATGGGCGGGCGCGAGGTCGGCGGGTTGGCCAACCAGCTCGCTGCGCATATGAGCTTCGACGTTTCGGCCGACATCGACCGCGTCGCGCGCTTCTGGAAGGCTCCAAGCGTAGCCCGACGGCCCGGTCTGAAGGCGGTGGACATGTTCCGCGCCGTCGGCGACGGCCGTATCAGGGCGCTGTGGATCATGGGCACCAATCCGGCCGTCTCCATGCCCGACGCGATGCGCGTGCGCGCCGCGCTCAAGACCTGCGACTTCGTCGTCGTCTCGGACGTCGCCCGCACCGACACAACCCGCTACGCCGACGTGCTGCTGCCGGCCGCCGCCTGGGGCGAGAAGAGCGGTACCGTGACCAATTCCGAACGGCGCATGTCGCGCCAGCGGCCGTTCCTGCCGCTGCCCGGCGCCGCCCGGCCCGACTGGGACATCATCTGCGACGTCGCTCGCCGGATGGGCTTCGCCGATGCATTCGCCTTCGACGGTCCCGCCGCGATCTTCCGCGAGCACGCGGCGCTCTCGGCCTTCGAGAATAGCGGCGCCCGGCTGTTCGACCTCGGCGGATTGGCCGCGATCGCCGACGCCGACTACGAGGGTTTTGCGCCGCGCCACTGGCCCGCGAAACAGGACGGCCCGCAAGCGGAAAGGCTGCTCGGCAACGGTCGCTTCCCGACCGGCGACGGCCGCGCGCGCTTCGTCGCCGTGCGCCATCGCGGCGTCGCCCACGCCGTCGATGCCGAACGGCCGATCGCGCTCAACACCGGCCGGCTGCGCGACCAGTGGCATACGATGACGCGGACCGGAAGCGTGCCGCGCCTGATGTCCAACGCGCCCGAACCGGTGATCGAAATCGGCGCGTCAGATGCCGCGCGCAATGGCCTGGCCGACGGCGACCTGGCTCAGGTGTCGAGCCGCTATGGGTCCTCGCGCGTCCGCGTCGCGGTCAGCGACGCGCAGAAGCCGGGCACGGCGTTCCTCCCCATGCACTGGAGCGGGCAGTTCGCCGCCGGTGCCGGCGCCGGTCCGCTCGCCAACCCGACCACCGACGCCCATTCCGGCCAACCCGAACTCAAGCACGTTCCGGTGCGGCTGCAGCGCGAGGCAGTCGCCTGGACTGGTATTCTCATCACCCGCCGGGACCTGCGTCCGGTCGGTTTCGTGCACTGGAGCCGCCGCCCCGTCGAGGGCGGCTGGGTCTATGATCTCTGCGGCACGGAGACGCCCGACCAGGGCATCCTCCTGTCGCGCCAGCTTCTCGGCACCTTCGCGCGCGACCAGCTGGTCGAATACACCGACAGGCGCGGCCTCAACTATCGGGCCGCTGCGCTCGACGGCGACGGTGCTCTGGCCGAGGCGCTGCTCGTGGCGCCGCCGGGGCAGCTGCCGCCGCGCGACTGGCTGGTCTCGCTGCTGGCGTCGCGACAGCCGCTGACCCCCGCCGACCGTATGGCGCTGCTGTCCGGGCGCTCGCCGGTGCCCATGCCGTCGATCGGCCGCGTCGTCTGCTCCTGCTTCAACGTCGGGATCAACCAGATCGCCGCGGCAGTCGCCGCCGGCTGCACCAGCGTGGATCAAGTCGGCGCGCAGCTCAGCGCTGGCACCAACTGCGGCTCCTGCCGCTCCGAGATAAGGACCATTATCGATGCAGGTCGTCTCCAGGCTGCCGAGTGA
- a CDS encoding bifunctional aminoglycoside phosphotransferase/ATP-binding protein: MITENQTDTIAFLADPAAHGLTEPVETIDTHISHVFLAGDRAFKAKRAVKLPYVDFSTPALRLAACRKEVELNSPTAPGLYLGVRRITREPSGRLAFDGKGDLVDAVVEMRRFAQSALLDQMAAAGTLSPALMTETASMIVRFHRSAPVIHAGGGAANMQGVLDINRAGFATSRVFLPDEVERFDAAFRKALARHAASLDRREMAGKVRRCHGDLHLRNICLLDGVPRLFDCIEFSDRIATVDVLYDLAFLLMDLWHRNLRELANLVMNRYLDEADDEDGFALLPFFMAVRAAVRAHVLATQAEESGDVSGKLTSEARSYFDLALGLLALRPPRLIAIGGRSGSGKTTIAEALAARIGAPPGARIVESDRIRKALHGVAAETHLPDKAYRPEVSERVYAEVAWRAGLILAEGGSVVADAVFDRPADRSRIMRSALDRGVPFQGIWLEADPDLLWQRVAGRSGGASDATVDILSRQLQRNAGNIDWHRLDAARSTGRIVGDIMALPTAAGAVER; the protein is encoded by the coding sequence TTGATCACCGAGAACCAGACGGACACGATCGCGTTCCTCGCCGATCCGGCCGCGCATGGGCTGACGGAGCCCGTCGAGACGATCGACACGCACATCTCCCACGTCTTCCTGGCCGGCGATCGCGCTTTCAAGGCAAAGCGCGCGGTCAAGCTTCCCTATGTCGATTTCTCGACCCCCGCGCTACGGCTTGCCGCTTGCCGCAAGGAGGTCGAGCTCAATTCGCCGACGGCTCCCGGCCTCTATCTTGGCGTTCGGCGCATAACCCGCGAGCCCTCGGGCCGACTTGCCTTCGACGGGAAGGGCGACCTGGTCGACGCGGTCGTCGAGATGCGGCGGTTCGCGCAATCGGCCCTGCTCGACCAGATGGCCGCGGCCGGAACGCTGTCCCCCGCCCTGATGACCGAGACGGCGAGCATGATCGTCCGCTTTCACCGTTCAGCGCCGGTGATACATGCGGGAGGAGGGGCGGCGAACATGCAAGGCGTGCTCGACATCAACCGGGCCGGTTTCGCCACCAGCCGCGTGTTCCTCCCCGACGAGGTCGAGCGCTTCGATGCCGCCTTCCGCAAGGCCCTCGCACGCCACGCGGCGTCGCTCGACCGCCGCGAAATGGCCGGCAAGGTACGGCGCTGCCACGGCGACCTGCATCTGCGCAACATCTGCCTGTTGGACGGCGTCCCGCGCCTGTTCGACTGCATCGAGTTCAGCGACCGGATCGCGACCGTCGACGTGCTCTACGATCTCGCCTTCCTGCTGATGGACCTCTGGCACCGGAACCTGCGCGAGCTCGCCAATCTGGTGATGAATCGTTATCTCGACGAAGCCGACGACGAGGACGGCTTCGCGCTCCTCCCCTTCTTCATGGCGGTCCGCGCCGCCGTCCGCGCGCATGTCCTGGCGACGCAGGCCGAGGAAAGCGGCGACGTCTCGGGGAAGCTCACCAGCGAAGCCCGATCCTATTTCGACCTCGCTCTCGGCCTGCTCGCGCTCCGCCCGCCCCGCCTCATCGCCATCGGCGGACGCAGCGGCTCGGGCAAGACCACGATCGCCGAGGCACTGGCCGCGCGGATCGGCGCCCCGCCGGGCGCCCGCATCGTCGAGAGCGACCGTATCCGCAAGGCGCTGCACGGCGTCGCCGCCGAGACGCACCTGCCCGACAAGGCCTATCGCCCTGAGGTGTCGGAGCGGGTCTATGCCGAAGTAGCCTGGCGGGCCGGGCTGATCCTCGCGGAGGGCGGATCGGTCGTGGCGGACGCCGTCTTCGATCGTCCGGCGGACCGGTCGCGGATCATGCGGTCGGCGCTGGATCGCGGCGTGCCGTTCCAGGGCATATGGCTCGAAGCAGATCCCGATCTGCTCTGGCAGCGGGTGGCCGGGCGGTCGGGCGGCGCCTCCGACGCCACCGTCGACATCCTGTCGCGCCAGTTGCAGAGGAATGCCGGCAACATCGATTGGCATAGGCTCGACGCCGCGCGCAGTACGGGAAGGATCGTCGGCGACATCATGGCTCTCCCGACGGCAGCGGGAGCCGTGGAACGCTGA
- a CDS encoding zinc-dependent alcohol dehydrogenase family protein, with the protein MKAMVLERPGMPLVFMEQPDPTPGAGEIRLRVEACAVCRTDLHVVDGELQHPKLPLIPGHEIVGIVDAAGPGVDPGRIGRRVGVPWLGHTCGSCTYCRSGSENLCDAPLFTGYTRDGGFATHVVADSDFAFDLDPDADPVASAPLLCAGLIGWRSLKRAGEGGRIGLYGFGAAAHIIAQVCVWQGREVYAFTRPGDAEAQRFAKSLGAVWTGGSDQTPPVPLDAAIIFAPVGALVPAALRAVRKGGRVVCGGIHMSDIPAMPYSILWEERELVSVANLTRKDAEEFFPVARAAGVRTHTTIYPLERANEALDDLRQGRLSGAAVLVP; encoded by the coding sequence ATGAAAGCGATGGTTCTGGAAAGACCGGGAATGCCGCTCGTCTTCATGGAGCAGCCGGATCCTACGCCGGGCGCGGGAGAGATAAGGCTGAGGGTCGAAGCCTGCGCTGTCTGCCGCACGGACCTGCACGTCGTTGATGGCGAGCTCCAACATCCGAAGCTGCCGCTCATTCCAGGGCACGAGATCGTCGGTATCGTCGATGCAGCAGGGCCGGGCGTCGACCCGGGCAGGATTGGACGCCGGGTCGGCGTGCCTTGGCTTGGCCACACCTGCGGCTCATGCACCTACTGCCGGTCGGGCTCCGAAAACCTCTGCGATGCGCCGCTGTTCACCGGCTACACCCGCGACGGAGGGTTCGCGACGCATGTCGTGGCGGATTCGGATTTCGCCTTCGACCTGGACCCGGATGCAGATCCCGTCGCATCGGCGCCTCTGTTGTGCGCCGGCCTGATCGGCTGGCGGTCGCTGAAGCGGGCTGGCGAGGGCGGGCGCATCGGCCTCTACGGCTTCGGCGCGGCGGCGCATATCATCGCGCAGGTCTGCGTCTGGCAGGGCCGCGAGGTCTATGCCTTCACGCGGCCGGGAGATGCCGAGGCGCAGCGCTTCGCGAAGAGCCTTGGCGCGGTCTGGACGGGAGGATCGGACCAGACGCCGCCGGTGCCGCTCGACGCGGCCATCATCTTCGCGCCGGTCGGCGCGCTGGTTCCCGCCGCGCTCAGGGCCGTGCGCAAGGGTGGACGTGTCGTCTGCGGTGGTATCCACATGAGCGACATACCGGCGATGCCCTACTCCATCCTGTGGGAGGAGCGCGAGCTCGTGTCTGTCGCCAATCTGACGCGCAAGGATGCGGAGGAGTTCTTTCCGGTCGCGCGCGCGGCCGGGGTGCGGACGCACACGACGATCTATCCGCTGGAGCGCGCCAACGAGGCGCTCGACGACCTTCGGCAGGGGCGGCTCAGCGGGGCGGCGGTGCTGGTGCCGTAG
- a CDS encoding phasin family protein, whose protein sequence is MPTRRAMSNVEMPPMPFSAEARNAFSAGLQIQAQALGALLRYQIEGLAFLKKRYEQDAKLVEDLAASGEMKDALDIVSAFAQNAASDYAAEASRVASLGSKLASEAAKQARKDAETIVEDMAALTVA, encoded by the coding sequence ATGCCGACCAGGAGAGCGATGTCAAACGTCGAGATGCCACCGATGCCGTTTTCCGCCGAAGCGCGGAACGCCTTCAGCGCTGGCCTGCAGATCCAGGCACAGGCGCTCGGGGCCCTCCTGCGCTACCAGATCGAGGGTCTGGCATTCCTGAAGAAACGCTACGAGCAGGACGCGAAGCTGGTCGAGGATCTCGCCGCGAGCGGGGAAATGAAGGATGCGCTCGATATCGTCAGCGCCTTTGCCCAGAATGCAGCGTCGGATTATGCGGCCGAAGCGAGCAGGGTAGCCTCGCTCGGTTCCAAGCTCGCCTCCGAGGCGGCGAAACAGGCGCGAAAGGATGCCGAGACCATCGTCGAAGACATGGCGGCACTGACGGTCGCCTGA
- the cysG gene encoding siroheme synthase CysG, with translation MQVVSRLPSEENPARIRPLSVLPVFLDLVGKRAVVVGGSEAAAWKAELLAAAGARVEVFAGDEQPSHEMLRVAAREPVLTIQPRRWDAACLAGAAVALADAEDEAEAAAFQSAARAAGAACNVIDRPAFCDFQFGTIVNRSPVVVGISTSGAAPILGQAVRRKIETLLPPSLADWASLARAVRERVVEALAPGPARRAFWEGFVDRSFGPAPSDAVETDIARLLRGADRKAKSGRVTFVGAGPGDAELLTLKAVRALQAADVILFDDLVSDDVLELARREARRILVGKRAGRPSCKQDEINALMVKLARAGRHVVRLKSGDPMIFGRAGEEIAELKAAGIAYDVVPGITAGLALAAALGVSLTHRDMAKSVRFVTGHSKSGGLPQDVDWCAVADLSATTVFYMGARTAGLISERLIAEGLPPETPACIAANVGRPGMRTARTSLGDLAAATADFDRSAPILIGVGSVFAEKRQVAQAEPGIALAMCA, from the coding sequence ATGCAGGTCGTCTCCAGGCTGCCGAGTGAGGAAAACCCGGCCCGCATCAGGCCGCTTTCCGTCCTCCCGGTCTTCCTCGATCTCGTGGGCAAGCGGGCAGTGGTCGTCGGCGGTTCGGAGGCGGCCGCCTGGAAGGCCGAACTGCTCGCCGCCGCCGGCGCTCGGGTCGAGGTTTTCGCCGGCGATGAGCAACCGTCGCACGAGATGCTGCGCGTCGCCGCCCGCGAGCCCGTCCTGACCATCCAGCCGCGGCGCTGGGATGCAGCCTGCCTCGCCGGCGCGGCCGTCGCGTTGGCCGACGCCGAAGACGAGGCCGAGGCGGCCGCCTTCCAGTCCGCCGCGCGCGCCGCCGGTGCCGCCTGCAACGTCATCGACCGGCCAGCCTTCTGCGATTTCCAGTTCGGCACCATCGTCAACCGTTCGCCGGTGGTCGTCGGCATATCGACCTCGGGCGCCGCCCCGATCCTCGGCCAGGCGGTGCGCCGCAAGATCGAGACGCTGCTGCCGCCGTCGCTTGCCGACTGGGCCTCCCTTGCTCGTGCAGTTCGGGAGCGCGTGGTCGAGGCGCTGGCGCCGGGACCGGCCCGCCGTGCCTTCTGGGAGGGTTTCGTCGACCGCTCGTTCGGACCGGCGCCCTCGGACGCGGTCGAAACCGATATCGCACGCTTGCTGCGCGGTGCGGATCGCAAGGCGAAATCCGGCAGGGTGACGTTCGTCGGCGCCGGGCCGGGCGACGCCGAACTGCTGACGCTCAAGGCGGTGCGCGCGCTGCAGGCCGCCGACGTGATCCTGTTCGACGATCTCGTCTCCGACGACGTGCTGGAACTCGCCCGCCGCGAGGCCAGGCGCATCCTGGTTGGCAAGCGGGCCGGCCGGCCGAGCTGCAAACAGGACGAGATCAACGCGCTGATGGTCAAGCTCGCCCGCGCCGGACGGCACGTCGTGCGGCTGAAATCGGGGGACCCGATGATCTTCGGCCGTGCCGGCGAGGAGATCGCCGAACTCAAAGCGGCCGGCATCGCCTACGACGTCGTTCCGGGCATCACCGCCGGCCTGGCGCTCGCCGCCGCGCTCGGCGTGTCGCTGACCCACAGGGACATGGCGAAATCGGTTCGCTTCGTCACCGGTCACTCCAAATCCGGTGGCTTGCCGCAGGACGTCGACTGGTGCGCGGTCGCCGACCTGTCGGCCACGACGGTGTTCTACATGGGCGCCCGCACCGCCGGTCTCATTTCAGAGCGCCTGATCGCCGAGGGCCTTCCGCCCGAGACCCCCGCCTGCATCGCCGCCAATGTCGGCCGCCCCGGTATGCGCACCGCGCGCACCTCGCTCGGCGACCTGGCCGCCGCCACCGCGGACTTCGACCGCTCGGCGCCGATCCTGATCGGCGTGGGTTCGGTGTTTGCCGAGAAGCGCCAGGTCGCGCAAGCAGAACCCGGAATCGCCCTCGCGATGTGCGCCTGA
- a CDS encoding universal stress protein, protein MKTILTVTSPDLGDADIKLAAGLCEEIEAHLAVLVLNMAAPPPIGGYAAIVSDAWLQERQADVNRLQKRTAAVSDLLAASQISSDVSSEYPEEAWAHEVIGRRARYADLTVIGPELLSRGALKNKVVSGTLFSSGKPLLLVPQGSSPTLRPKRVLIAWDSRIEASNAVARSLDLMRTADDVRLVLVDPVEGEYGQGEEPGADAATYLARHGIKVTVDRRPSQGRSIASVLRQHAIDTSAQLLVMGAYGHSRLSERILGGVTRTMIDEPPLPILMAR, encoded by the coding sequence ATGAAGACCATCCTTACCGTCACAAGCCCCGACCTCGGCGACGCGGATATCAAGCTCGCCGCAGGCTTATGCGAGGAGATCGAGGCGCATCTTGCCGTCCTGGTCCTTAACATGGCCGCCCCGCCCCCGATCGGCGGCTACGCTGCCATCGTCTCGGACGCGTGGCTGCAGGAAAGGCAGGCCGACGTGAACCGACTGCAAAAGAGGACGGCCGCGGTTTCCGATCTGCTCGCGGCCAGCCAGATCTCGTCCGATGTGTCGAGCGAATATCCCGAAGAGGCTTGGGCGCACGAGGTGATCGGAAGGCGCGCCCGCTACGCCGACCTGACCGTGATCGGCCCGGAACTGCTGTCCCGCGGTGCCTTGAAGAACAAGGTCGTGTCCGGGACGCTGTTTTCGTCGGGAAAACCGCTTCTTCTGGTGCCGCAGGGATCATCTCCGACGCTCAGGCCGAAACGTGTGCTGATCGCCTGGGATTCCCGCATTGAGGCCTCCAACGCCGTGGCACGGTCGCTCGACCTGATGCGCACCGCCGACGATGTGCGTCTCGTCCTCGTTGACCCGGTCGAAGGCGAATACGGACAGGGCGAGGAGCCAGGCGCCGACGCAGCGACCTATCTGGCGCGCCACGGCATCAAGGTGACGGTGGACCGCCGCCCGAGCCAGGGCCGTTCGATCGCGTCGGTGCTGCGCCAGCATGCGATCGACACCTCGGCTCAACTGCTGGTCATGGGGGCCTACGGTCATTCCAGGCTGAGCGAGCGGATCCTCGGCGGCGTCACCCGGACGATGATCGACGAACCCCCGCTGCCGATCCTGATGGCCAGGTAG
- a CDS encoding alpha/beta fold hydrolase, which produces MTQSEKSGAASRHPVPAIPQVALPEELGSEAYRAIDRMREALTARYSAGLSPTALSLALYDWWAHLAAAPGKRLELADKAGRKAARLLSHIAALAADPNTPPAIEPLPGDDRFSAEEWKTPPFSLWAQAFLLSQQWWHNVTHEVPGMTPHHEEVVSFGARQMLDMLSPSNVPFMNPEILKRTFETGGMNFVTGYSNWLEDRARTLSGRPPVGAENFVVGKDVAVTPGKIVYRNHLIELIQYAPATAEVIAEPVLIVPAWIMKYYILDLSPANSLIRYLVSKGHTVFCISWRNPTADDRDLALDDYRRLGVTAAIDAVSAIVPDRRIHATGYCLGGTLLSIAAAAMARAHDERLASVTLLAAQTDFSEPGELALFIDHDQMHLLESMMWDRGYLSADQMSGAFQMLRTNDLIWSRVVRDYLMGERQPMFDLMAWNADTTRMPYRMHAEYLRRLYLDNDLASNRLMVDGRPASIQNIRVPMFVVGTERDHVAPWRSVYKIHDLSDSEVTFVLTSGGHNAGIVSEPGRPNRHYRIGTKHADGVSIGADEWAAAVQARPGSWWEAWADWLASHSQGARVSPPAMGAADRGLAPLADAPGTYCCSASSRDKATSPRLDRCQGAAGSRR; this is translated from the coding sequence ATGACGCAGTCAGAGAAAAGCGGAGCTGCCTCCCGCCACCCGGTGCCCGCCATACCTCAGGTGGCGCTGCCCGAGGAACTGGGAAGCGAGGCATATCGCGCGATCGACCGGATGCGCGAGGCGCTGACCGCCCGATACAGCGCCGGATTGTCGCCAACGGCGCTGTCGTTGGCACTGTACGATTGGTGGGCGCATCTGGCGGCGGCGCCGGGCAAGCGCCTGGAGCTCGCGGACAAGGCGGGACGCAAGGCGGCGCGGCTTCTGTCGCACATCGCCGCGCTCGCCGCCGACCCGAACACCCCTCCCGCAATCGAGCCATTGCCGGGCGACGACCGCTTCTCGGCCGAGGAATGGAAGACGCCGCCGTTCAGCCTGTGGGCGCAGGCGTTCCTGCTCAGCCAGCAATGGTGGCACAACGTCACGCACGAGGTGCCGGGGATGACGCCGCATCACGAAGAGGTCGTCTCCTTCGGGGCGCGGCAGATGCTCGACATGCTGTCGCCGTCGAATGTGCCGTTCATGAATCCCGAGATCCTCAAGCGCACCTTCGAAACCGGCGGCATGAACTTCGTCACCGGCTATTCCAACTGGCTGGAGGACCGGGCCCGGACGTTGAGTGGCCGGCCGCCGGTGGGCGCCGAAAACTTCGTCGTCGGCAAGGACGTTGCCGTTACGCCCGGAAAGATCGTCTACCGAAATCACCTGATCGAACTGATCCAGTATGCGCCGGCGACCGCGGAGGTCATTGCCGAGCCGGTGCTGATCGTGCCGGCCTGGATCATGAAATACTACATCCTCGACCTGTCGCCGGCCAACTCGCTGATCCGCTACCTGGTGAGCAAAGGGCATACCGTCTTCTGTATCTCCTGGCGCAATCCGACGGCGGACGACCGCGATCTCGCGCTGGACGACTACCGGCGCCTCGGCGTGACGGCCGCGATCGACGCGGTGAGCGCGATCGTGCCCGACAGGCGCATACATGCGACCGGCTACTGTCTCGGCGGCACTCTGCTTTCGATTGCCGCCGCCGCGATGGCGCGTGCGCATGACGAGCGGCTGGCGTCCGTCACGCTGCTCGCGGCGCAGACGGATTTTTCGGAGCCAGGCGAACTGGCCCTCTTCATCGACCACGACCAGATGCATCTGCTGGAGAGCATGATGTGGGACCGCGGATATCTCTCCGCCGACCAGATGTCGGGAGCGTTCCAGATGTTGCGCACGAACGATCTCATCTGGTCGCGCGTGGTCCGCGACTATCTGATGGGCGAGCGCCAACCGATGTTCGACCTGATGGCGTGGAACGCCGACACGACGCGGATGCCCTACAGGATGCATGCGGAGTATCTGCGGCGGCTCTATCTCGACAACGATCTGGCATCGAACCGCCTGATGGTCGACGGCCGGCCCGCCTCGATCCAGAACATCCGGGTGCCGATGTTCGTCGTCGGCACCGAGCGCGACCACGTGGCTCCCTGGCGGTCCGTCTACAAGATCCATGATCTGAGCGACAGCGAAGTCACCTTTGTGCTCACCAGCGGCGGGCATAATGCCGGCATCGTCAGCGAACCCGGACGTCCGAACCGCCACTACCGTATTGGCACGAAGCACGCCGACGGCGTGTCGATCGGTGCGGATGAATGGGCCGCCGCGGTGCAGGCCCGGCCGGGCTCGTGGTGGGAAGCCTGGGCAGACTGGCTCGCGTCCCATTCGCAGGGCGCCCGTGTCTCGCCGCCAGCGATGGGCGCCGCAGACCGGGGTCTCGCGCCGCTGGCCGATGCGCCGGGGACCTACTGCTGCAGCGCTAGCTCGCGCGACAAAGCGACCTCACCGCGGCTTGATCGATGTCAAGGCGCCGCTGGCTCCAGGCGATAG